Below is a window of Syntrophomonas wolfei subsp. wolfei str. Goettingen G311 DNA.
CACTCTGCCCTTTGGGTTTCCTTCCTATTTCCTGGGGAATGTTGTTACGACTGATTCCTTCCACCAGCTCTTCCGTTTCTTTCACGGTTAGTTCTTTCTCATATATCTGTTTTACCACCTCCAGTTGCATCTCCGCCGAGTTCAATTTTAGCAAGGCTCTAGCATGTCTCTCACTTATACGTTCGGGTAGAATTAGGCTCTGCACCGAAAGTGGTAATTTTAAAAGACGAATCTTGTTGGCGATAGCCGCTTGGCTCTTCCCAATCTTTCTTGCCAGTTCCTCCTGGGTTAATCCAAAGCCGTTAATTAAACGATTATAGGCATTGGCTTCTTCGAAATAATTTAATTCTCGTCTTTGCAGGTTTTCAATCAGCGAGATGGTAGCTACCCTTTCATCATCCATCTCCTGAATTATGGCTGGTATTTCTCTTATCCCCAGCAGGCAGCAGGCTCGAAATCTGCGTTCTCCCGCAATTATTTGAAAGCCATCATCGCGTGTCCGGACGATAATGGGTTGAATTATGCCATAAGCTTCAATCGACTGAGCTAGTTCCATCATTTCCCTCTCATCGAAATCCTTGCGGGGTTGAAAGGGGTTAGGGTAGAGTTTCTCTACCGGTATTCCAGTAACCTTCACCTCACTGCTTTTTCCCAGTAGTCTTTCCAGTTGTTTTAATACCATCAGTATCCCTCCCTATAATGGCCTTTTGGCTGGAATCCCCACCCTTCTTGGGTATTTTGCGGGGGTATCCCGCTCCTTTTCTACTACTACTATGGCCCTATCCCGTTCTGCCATCAAGCTATAGGTAAAAATATCAACTACTTTTCCCCCCAATATATCCAGGGCGTTGGCAGCCTGCTCAATTTCCCGAGAATAATTCTTTCCTTTCCATAGCAAAAGCTTTCCCCCAAGACGAAGCAAGGGCAGGCCATATTCCAACACTATATTCATCATGGCCAGAGCCCGGCAACTGCAAAAATCAAAGCTATTGCGCAACTCACTGCGCCCCACCTCTTCTATCCGCTTACGCAGCACCTGGCAATTCTTCAATCCACAGCGGTTGATAACCGCTTGTAAAAACTCTGTTTTTTTTAGATCTGATTCCAAGAGAAGGAATTCTCCCTCTGGGCAATAGATGGCCAGTACCAGTCCAGGGAAGCCGGCACCACTGCCGATATCTACAACTCTGCTTCCTTTTAAATCCATAAAATTTAATAAACTGCGGCTATCTTCAATATGTTTTTCTAATTCAACCGGCAGGCTTTTACGACTCACCAGGTTATGCCGGGAATTCTCCTCAATCAGCATTTCTTTAAAAGTCTTTACATTATATTCCACATCGACCTCTTATTTCCTTCTTTTCTTTTCCAAAAAAATTAAAAGAACATTTATATCCGCCGGATTAACCCCGGCAATCCTTGATGCCTGGCCAACAGAAGCCGGTAAAATTATTTTTAATTTTTGCACAGCTTCCTGGGACAAACCATAGACTTCATCATAATTAATATCCGGAGGTATCATTTTATTTTCCAGTTTTTCAAAGCGTTTAACCTGTTCCTTTTGCTTCTCAATATAGCCTTCATATTTAGCTTGTATCTCCAATTGCTCCAGTATATCCGGATCATTGTCCCGCAGCCAGCCTTTTTCCACATAATCATATATACTCAGTTCCGGGCGCCGGAGTAATTCCCAGAGGGAGACTCGATCCCTTATTGCTGCCGTGTTTTTGCCGGATAAAAAATCCGCCATCTCTTCATCTGCCGGGGTAAATGAGCTGAATTTGAGTTCATTGCTCTCCACCTCCAATATCTCCTCTTTTTGCTGATAGGCCATCCACCTGTTATCATCTACCAGACCAATCTGGCGGCCTTTTTCCGTTAATCTCAAATCAGCGTTATCCTGCCGCAAAAGCAAGCGGTACTCCGCTCGTGAAGTCAACAAACGATATGGTTCCACAATTTCTTTATTAATCAGGTCATCAATCATCACGGCTATATAGGCTTCACTCCGTTTTAAAATAAACGGCTCTTTTTCCTTAACTTGCAAAGCTGCATTAATTCCTGCAATCAAGCCCTGGGCAGCAGCTTCTTCATAACCGGAAGTTCCATTTATTTGGCCGGCAGTAAACAAACCCTCCACCGTTTTACATTCCAGGCTTAGTTTAAGCTGGGAAGGGTAAATAATATCATACTCTATGGCATAGCCGGTTCGCATAATACGAACATTCTCCAAGCCAGGGATGCTTTTTAAGACTTCTATTTGCACATCTTCAGGCAAACTGGTATTTAAACCTTGCACATACATTTCGTCGGTGTCTCTTCCCTCTGGTTCAATAAACAGCTGGTGAGAATCCTTATGGGAAAAACGAACTACTTTGTCCTCAAAAGAGGGGCAGTATCGCGTACCAATACCTTTGATAATCCCGGTATACATGGGGGCGCGGTCCAGATTATTCATTACAATCTGGTGGGTTTTTTTATTGCTATGGGTTAACCAGCAGGGTAGCTGTGGTCGGTTGATAAGGGGACTAATAAAAGAGAAACGTAAAGGCCGTTTATCTCCTGGTTGCTCAATCATTTTGGAGAAGTCTACACTCTTACTGTCTATGCGCGGTGGGGTTCCAGTTTTAAATCGCCCCAGGCGTAATCCCATTCTTTTAAGACTTTCCGAAAGACGGGCTGCCGGAAACTGATTTCCTGGTCCTCCATCAAAAGAAATATCACCGACTATTATTCTCCCCTTCAAATAAGTTCCGGTAGTGAGAACCAGTGCTTGACATTCGAACCTGGCTCCAGTCCTGGTAACTATTGCTTTCACCCGGCCAGCCGACAACTCTATATCCTCAACCTCGGCCATCAAAATATCTAGTTTTTTCTGATTGAAGAGGGTCTTCAACATTTCCAGGTGATACTGGCGCTTGTCGGCTTGGGCTCTTAATGCTTGCACAGCGGGGCCTTTGCCGGTGTTAATAGTACGGATCTGTACATTGGCCTTATCGATATTTAGCGCCATTTCCCCTCCCAGGGCATCAATTTCCCTTACTACTTGAGCCTTGGCCGGCCCTCCAATGGAAGGATTGCAGGGCATCAATGCAATATGGTCTATACTCATGGTAACCAGCAAGGTTTGGCATCCCATGCGCGCCGAAGCCAGGGCTGCTTCACAGCCCGCATGCCCGGCCCCAATTACTATCACCTCATAGCTTCCTGCCTTATAAATCATAACTTCCCCCATTTAAAAAATTACTCTAATGCGAAACTCTTTGCAAAAGGGTTGCATAAATATATAAGCGATGGCGAAGCATAGATGCAGCACCTGTCGGGCACGACTGATGCCCCCTACGGTCGCAATTAAGGGAGCTGAGCGGTATATTTATGCAATCACCCTATCTCCAACCGGCTATTTCCCTATGCAAAAATCATGGAATATTCTTTCTATGACTTCTTCCTTTAAGTTTTTGCCGCTTATTTCCCCCAGAGCCTCCAAAGCTCCCCATATATCCACTCCCAGGCAATCCAATGAGACCTTTCCCATTGCCGCCAGGCTTTCTTCTATATGTCTTTTCGCCGTTAATAAAGCATTTTTTTGCCGCAGGTTAATCATTACCTCCATGTCATCACTCTGTAGTTGACCGGAGAGAACAGCTTTCTCAATGCTCTCCTCCAGTTCTTCCAAACCGGTTTCTTCAATAATACTTCCTCTGACTATCTTAACTCCGGGAAAGAGCTGTTCCAGCTCAGCTTCACTTATATTCTTTTCTTCCAGGTCTTCTTTGTTAACCAGTACTATTTTATTCTTCTTCTCAATCTTTTCGTAAATCTTCCGGTCTTCCTGATCTATCCCGGTTCCCACATCTAATATAAAAAGCACCAGATCTGCTTCGCTGATTACTTCCTGGCTTCTTTCTATCCCGATTCGCTCCACCAGGTCTTCCGTAGAGCGTATTCCTGCGGTATCCTTTAACTTTACCGGTATCCCTCTAATGTTTATATAATCTTCAATAATATCCCGCGTAGTACCAGGAATACTGGTTACGATAGCTTTCTCTTTTCTGAGCAGAGCATTAAGTAAACTGGACTTGCCTACATTGGGCTTGCCGCAAATGGCAACATTGATTCCCTCTCGGTATATCTCGGCCCTTTCGCCTGCCAACAAGAGCTTGTCTATCCGATTCTTTACTTCTTGTAGCTTCCCCTGAGCCGCACTATAATCCAGGTCCCCCACCTCATCCGGGAAGTCCAAGCTGGCTTCCAGCATAGCATTTACTTCTATCATCTGATCCTCCAGCAGATTAATCTCCTGGCTGTTTCTTCCGGCCAGTTGCTTTAAGGCCAAGTTCATTCCCCGTTCGGTTTTGGCCCGGATAACTTCGATCACTGCTTCTGCCTGGCTTACATCCAGCCGCCCATTTAAAAAAGCTCTCCGGGTAAATTCCCCCGGCTGTGCCAGTCTTACTCCTTGCCACATTACCGCCTCCAGGCAGCGCCTGGCCGGCAAAGTTCCTCCGTGACAGTTAATTTCTACCACATCTTCCCCGGTGTAGCTACGGGGAGCCCGCATTAATCCCAGGAGAACTTCATCAATAATCTCCATTTTCTCATCACACAACCAACCCAGACTAAGTGAATAGCCTTCTTTATCCGAAAGCTTAATCCCCGCCCGGTAAGGTTTGAATATTCGTTCCACCTTTTCTATTACGTCATTTCCACTTAGCCTTACAATAGCTATTCCACCTTCCCCCGGTGCGGTGGAGATGGCCGCAATATCATCACCGATCATTCTTTTCCCCTCACTTTAAACCTGGCTGATAATGCAAGACCCCTATTATTGCATAGGGTTTGCATAAATATACAAGCGAGCGTTGGCGAGCGGTATATTTATACAAGCCAATGATTGTAAAAATAACTCTTTGCAGTGACCTCAACAGTTCTTTTAGATATATTACCAAAAGCGACCGGCAAATACACTTAAGTACTAAAATTAAAAAGGAGGCCCTTTCCCTGGGCCTCCATCACTGTCGTTTTTATTTCTTTAAAGATATTACCACTTTTCTATTGGGCTCGTCTCCTAGCGAAAAGGTAGTTATCTGGGGGTCAGCCTGAAGAATGGTATGTACTATTCTTCTTTCCTGGGAACTCATTGGCCTCATAACTACATTTTTTTTGGTTTTCTTAACCTTGTCTGATAGTCTTAAAGCCAACGCTTCCAGTGATTCCTCTCTTTTCTTGCGATAGTCTTCCACATCTAACAAAACTCGAATTCTTTCCTCACGCTGCCGGTTAATGATTAAGCCGATAATGTATTGTACTGCATTTAATGTTTCGCCTTTACGTCCAATCAAAAGACCCATGTCCTTACCTATAATGTTTACTCTAACCCGGCCGCTTTCACATTCCACTTGATTAATCTGATAATCGATTTTCATCCGGTTCAGTAGATCTTCTACCACCTGGCGAACTTCTTCTTCCGGTTTCTTCACCAGGGAAACCCTTACTACAGCAGGTTTTTTCCCTACCAGACCTAGTATTCCTTTACTGGGTTCTTCCAGTACTTCAATAGAAACATCCTCAATGGCACATTCTAGTTCATCCAGGGCCGCTTTGACAGCTTCATCAACGTTTTTTCCCTTTTTTTCTACTATTTGGACTTCCATTAACCTTCTTTCCTCCTTTTTCCCTCCCTGCTACCTTTTCCTTGGCCACAGTATCCTGACCACTTGATTCCTCCAGTGTTTCCTTCTCCATTTCCAGCTGAACTCCTGTTCCAGTAGCAGTAGCAGTAGCAGTAGCAGTAGCAGTAGCCAATTTTGCTTTATTACTGCTCCAGTTGATATAAAGCTGCTGTAAAATTCCTAAAATATTAAAAGTTACCCAGTATAAAGGTAAGCCTGCCGGCATGGTGGCTGCTATCCAGGCCATAAAAAGTGGCATTACATACAACATGGA
It encodes the following:
- the mnmG gene encoding tRNA uridine-5-carboxymethylaminomethyl(34) synthesis enzyme MnmG — its product is MIYKAGSYEVIVIGAGHAGCEAALASARMGCQTLLVTMSIDHIALMPCNPSIGGPAKAQVVREIDALGGEMALNIDKANVQIRTINTGKGPAVQALRAQADKRQYHLEMLKTLFNQKKLDILMAEVEDIELSAGRVKAIVTRTGARFECQALVLTTGTYLKGRIIVGDISFDGGPGNQFPAARLSESLKRMGLRLGRFKTGTPPRIDSKSVDFSKMIEQPGDKRPLRFSFISPLINRPQLPCWLTHSNKKTHQIVMNNLDRAPMYTGIIKGIGTRYCPSFEDKVVRFSHKDSHQLFIEPEGRDTDEMYVQGLNTSLPEDVQIEVLKSIPGLENVRIMRTGYAIEYDIIYPSQLKLSLECKTVEGLFTAGQINGTSGYEEAAAQGLIAGINAALQVKEKEPFILKRSEAYIAVMIDDLINKEIVEPYRLLTSRAEYRLLLRQDNADLRLTEKGRQIGLVDDNRWMAYQQKEEILEVESNELKFSSFTPADEEMADFLSGKNTAAIRDRVSLWELLRRPELSIYDYVEKGWLRDNDPDILEQLEIQAKYEGYIEKQKEQVKRFEKLENKMIPPDINYDEVYGLSQEAVQKLKIILPASVGQASRIAGVNPADINVLLIFLEKKRRK
- the jag gene encoding RNA-binding cell elongation regulator Jag/EloR, translating into MEVQIVEKKGKNVDEAVKAALDELECAIEDVSIEVLEEPSKGILGLVGKKPAVVRVSLVKKPEEEVRQVVEDLLNRMKIDYQINQVECESGRVRVNIIGKDMGLLIGRKGETLNAVQYIIGLIINRQREERIRVLLDVEDYRKKREESLEALALRLSDKVKKTKKNVVMRPMSSQERRIVHTILQADPQITTFSLGDEPNRKVVISLKK
- the noc gene encoding nucleoid occlusion protein, giving the protein MVLKQLERLLGKSSEVKVTGIPVEKLYPNPFQPRKDFDEREMMELAQSIEAYGIIQPIIVRTRDDGFQIIAGERRFRACCLLGIREIPAIIQEMDDERVATISLIENLQRRELNYFEEANAYNRLINGFGLTQEELARKIGKSQAAIANKIRLLKLPLSVQSLILPERISERHARALLKLNSAEMQLEVVKQIYEKELTVKETEELVEGISRNNIPQEIGRKPKGQSVSMVIRDARIFLNTIRETVKRARQTGIDIVMVEKDVDSEYEITIRIGKHKKTQQLAL
- the rsmG gene encoding 16S rRNA (guanine(527)-N(7))-methyltransferase RsmG; this encodes MEYNVKTFKEMLIEENSRHNLVSRKSLPVELEKHIEDSRSLLNFMDLKGSRVVDIGSGAGFPGLVLAIYCPEGEFLLLESDLKKTEFLQAVINRCGLKNCQVLRKRIEEVGRSELRNSFDFCSCRALAMMNIVLEYGLPLLRLGGKLLLWKGKNYSREIEQAANALDILGGKVVDIFTYSLMAERDRAIVVVEKERDTPAKYPRRVGIPAKRPL
- the mnmE gene encoding tRNA uridine-5-carboxymethylaminomethyl(34) synthesis GTPase MnmE translates to MIGDDIAAISTAPGEGGIAIVRLSGNDVIEKVERIFKPYRAGIKLSDKEGYSLSLGWLCDEKMEIIDEVLLGLMRAPRSYTGEDVVEINCHGGTLPARRCLEAVMWQGVRLAQPGEFTRRAFLNGRLDVSQAEAVIEVIRAKTERGMNLALKQLAGRNSQEINLLEDQMIEVNAMLEASLDFPDEVGDLDYSAAQGKLQEVKNRIDKLLLAGERAEIYREGINVAICGKPNVGKSSLLNALLRKEKAIVTSIPGTTRDIIEDYINIRGIPVKLKDTAGIRSTEDLVERIGIERSQEVISEADLVLFILDVGTGIDQEDRKIYEKIEKKNKIVLVNKEDLEEKNISEAELEQLFPGVKIVRGSIIEETGLEELEESIEKAVLSGQLQSDDMEVMINLRQKNALLTAKRHIEESLAAMGKVSLDCLGVDIWGALEALGEISGKNLKEEVIERIFHDFCIGK